TACTCCTGGCGTCAGCATCTGGTCATCGGGAACCTGGCTCAGGAGTTCGTCCCATAGTTGCCGCTCGGACTTTACGCGGTCGATGAATTCGCGCTTGTCCACTAGACAATGCCCTCGTCCCTTAGTGCGCCTACCTCGTCGGGCGTCATGCCGAGCACGTCGTCGAGTACCTCATCGGTGTGCTCACCGAGAAGCGGAGGAGGCTGAATCTCGACTTCGTTACCCTCGACCTTGATGGGGCATCCAATCACCTGGTAGTCGCCGCGGACGGGGTCGTGGATGTCCACGATCATCTCCCGCTCTTTCAGGTGAGGGTCTGCCAGCACGTCCAGCGAGTCCTGGACAGCCCCAGCGGGGAATCCCAGGTCAGTGAAGATCTCCATCGCCTCGTGCTTGGTTACGGTGCGCGTCCACAAGCTGACGATCTCCTCGACCTCGGGACCACGCTCCTGACGTGCCTCAGCAGTCGCGTAGCGAGGGTCGCCGATGAGGTCGGCGCGTCCTGCCAGTGCGAGCACCGTGTCCCACGCGTCTCCGGCCAGCACCAGCGCCACGTAGTCGTTCGGGCCACCCGGCTTGCACGGATACACAACTGACGGGCCTCCCCAGGTGCGGTTACCCTCTCGCGGGATGGGCTTACCCGTGTTGAACGTGTCGATCATCCGGATGCGCATCAGGTTGACTATGCCGTCCTGCATGGCAACCTCGACACGCTGGGCCTCGCCTGTGGCGTCACGCTGTCTCAGCGCGGCCAGCATTCCTATGCCGGCGTGGAGGCCGGTACCTGAGTCGCCGACGCCCGGTGCCACGAAAGTCGGCTCACCGCCCGCATCTCCCTGCGCGCTCATGGCTCCGCCCATGGCCTGGGCGATATGCTCGAAGCTCTTCACGTGGGAGTGCGGGCCGTAGCTGCCGAAGCCCTTGATGGTGCAGTAGACTATTTTCGGGTTGGCCTGCTTGAGCGCGTCGAAGCCGAGGTCGAACCGCTCCATCTGGCCGGGGGCGTAGTTCTCGACGACGATGTCGGCCTTCGCAACCAGATCCAGCAGGATCTCGCGACCGCGCTCGCTCTTCAGGTTGAGGGTGATGCTGCGTTTATTTGCGTTGAAGACGATGTAGTAGAAGCTGTCTACGTCCTCGGAGATGGCTCGCTCGTGGCGAGTCCTGTCGCCGACGCCCGGCTGTTCAACCTTGATGACGTCGGCGCCCAGGAACGCCAGCAGTTGGGCTGAGTGAGGTCGACTATGCGTATCCCTTCAAGTGGACCAGACATGCACTGCCGTCAGGCGGCAATCACCCTCACCCTAGCCCTCTCACATCAAGGGAGAGGGGACTTCGTGTCGTATGGTCGGGAACTCAAAGCCCTTTAGCGACCGAACTCGGCGGCTATGCGCTCGCCGACTATCTGCTCCTCGCCCTCGTACAGACCGAAGACATGGATGTCGATGTGCTCCTCGCCATCGCGAACGCGCGTCCAGATCGGCGGGTCTCCAGCCTTGAGCCTGTCAACCAGCTCCTGTGCGGTGAATCCGGCGACGTCAGAGTCCACTTCGAGATGCACACCGAACGGCTGGTGGCCGATGATGTTGTCTATCATCTCAGCCTTGAGTCCGGGGATGTTCCTGAGCGGCCCCAGGATGGTCTGGCTGCGCTGCTCTACTTCGGCGAGACGCGCTTCGTGGTCCATGGTGAGCCAGCGTTTGGTCGCCGCAACCGCGCCGATCATCTCCTGGCGGTCGACCTTGTGAGGCCTGCCGATGCCCCTGATCCTGCGTCCCTCGTAGCCCACGAACGACTGGTATCCGAGCTTGCGGATCATGTCCTCGGTGCCGAGCGCGAGTCCGGTCGACTGCGGAGCGCCCATGTACTTGGCGGCTATGCACTGGAAGTCAGCGCCCATTCGCACGTACTTACCGAAGTTTTCGAGCGGATAGATCTGTCCAGCCGCATCGACCGTGACCATGATCCCGTGTGCTCTGCCGATCTCGATGCAGTCCTCCAGCGAAAGTACGTTAGGGTCCGGGTCCTGCTCTACGGCGTAGAAGTGGACCGCTGCAGTGTTGGGGCCGATGGCGTTCTCGAGGTCCTCACGAGTCGTGCCTTCGTCCGAGCCGAACTCGACGAGCTTGGCGCCGGAGGTCTCAAGGCAGCGGTCGTACCAGTAGCGCTGTCTTCTCTGAATGAGGAACTCGTTCTTCATCCCTGTGGTGTCAGGGAG
The Dehalococcoidia bacterium genome window above contains:
- a CDS encoding CoA transferase: MLAFLGADVIKVEQPGVGDRTRHERAISEDVDSFYYIVFNANKRSITLNLKSERGREILLDLVAKADIVVENYAPGQMERFDLGFDALKQANPKIVYCTIKGFGSYGPHSHVKSFEHIAQAMGGAMSAQGDAGGEPTFVAPGVGDSGTGLHAGIGMLAALRQRDATGEAQRVEVAMQDGIVNLMRIRMIDTFNTGKPIPREGNRTWGGPSVVYPCKPGGPNDYVALVLAGDAWDTVLALAGRADLIGDPRYATAEARQERGPEVEEIVSLWTRTVTKHEAMEIFTDLGFPAGAVQDSLDVLADPHLKEREMIVDIHDPVRGDYQVIGCPIKVEGNEVEIQPPPLLGEHTDEVLDDVLGMTPDEVGALRDEGIV